A DNA window from Scylla paramamosain isolate STU-SP2022 chromosome 10, ASM3559412v1, whole genome shotgun sequence contains the following coding sequences:
- the LOC135104207 gene encoding U-scoloptoxin(01)-Cw1a-like isoform X2, with product MKTIVFVLVGMAAALPSIQHPRPRRDSSPMFYSLPSNASLILGGDIHTGFDCADLPYGYYADEANNCAVFHVCLPYIIFDEIVTRHFSFFCGEGTIFDQERLVCAAPEDALPCSLAAVARSTNEYFGRRDINFLE from the exons ATGAAGACCATCGTGTTCG TCCTAGTGGGGATGGCCGCCGCCCTGCCCAGTATCCAGCACCCACGCCCTCGCCGGGACTCCTCACCAATGTTCTACAGTCTCCCGTCAAACGCCTCTCTCATCCTGGGCGGCGACATCCACACGGGGTTCGATTGCGCTGACTTGCCTTACGGTTACTACGCAGATGAGGCCAACAACTGCGCCGTCTTCCACGTGTGTTTACCGTACATTATCTTCGACGAGATTGTTACGCGccacttctccttcttctgcgGGGAGGGTACCATCTTCGACCAGGAGCGGTTAGTGTGCGCCGCACCTGAAGATGCCCTCCCCTGCTCCTTGGCCGCTGTCGCACGCTCCACTAATGAATACTTCGGGCGCAGGGATATCAATTTCCTCGAGTAG